The following coding sequences are from one Neovison vison isolate M4711 chromosome X, ASM_NN_V1, whole genome shotgun sequence window:
- the LOC122896495 gene encoding small integral membrane protein 10-like: protein MVVRGGGRGSSALRPRRNTGHRRSSIAAAGKEGVRGAARLASAAARWTLRTDCPGARFSVHRSVGRRSLLEAPGSRHPLRGDTRPMAALSAAATAAALSAVGVRLSRSAAARGSYGAFCKGLTRTLITFFDLAWRLRTNFPYFYVVASVILNVRLQVHI from the exons ATGGTAGTtcgtggcggggggcggg GCAGCTCAGCCTTGCGGCCCCGGCGCAACACCGGCCACCGCAGATCGTCGATCGCTGCGGCTGGGAAGGAGGGTGTTCGCGGTGCAGCGCGGCTGGCATCTGCGGCTGCCCGGTGGACCCTCCGCACCGACTGCCCCGGCGCGCGTTTCTCGGTCCATCGATCGGTGGGTCGGCGCAGCTTGCTAGAAGCCCCTGGCTCCCGGCACCCTCTGAGAGGCGACACCAGACCGATGGCGGCTCTGtcggcggcggcgacggcggcggctCTGTCGGCCGTGGGGGTGCGGCTGTCGCGCTCGGCGGCGGCCCGCGGCTCGTACGGCGCCTTCTGCAAGGGGCTCACgcgcaccctgatcaccttcttCGACCTGGCCTGGCGGCTGCGCACCAACTTCCCCTACTTCTACGTGGTGGCCTCGGTGATCCTCAACGTCCGCCTGCAGGTACACATTTAG